The Glycine soja cultivar W05 chromosome 3, ASM419377v2, whole genome shotgun sequence genome window below encodes:
- the LOC114406219 gene encoding sulfate transporter 4.1, chloroplastic-like, whose product MAPVTYIDSSAVQALKDLYQEYKLRDIQIAISNPSPEVLLTLSRSGLVELIGKEWYFVRVHDAVQVCLQHVQSLKGASNSPQAPFSSVENKPSLFARLSKERVEKLSITDLESGNGRPPLPEERDSKLEPLLSKDH is encoded by the exons ATGGCAC CTGTGACATACATAGATTCTAGTGCTGTTCAggctttgaaagacttgtatcAGGAGTACAAATTACGGGACATTCAG ATTGCAATATCCAATCCAAGTCCAGAAGTTCTGCTTACCTTGTCTAGATCGGGTCTGGTGGAGTTGATAGGCAAAGAATGGTACTTTGTGAGAGTACATGATGCTGTTCAAGTTTGCTTGCAACATGTTCAAAGCTTGAAAGGAGCATCTAACAGTCCACAAGCACCATTCTCTTCAGTAGAGAACAAACCAAGTTTGTTTGCACGATTATCAAAAGAGAGAGTGGAGAAGCTTTCAATTACCGACTTGGAGTCTGGTAATGGTAGGCCTCCACTCCCCGAGGAGAGAGATTCCAAATTGGAGCCATTGTTGTCTAAAGATCATTGA
- the LOC114405000 gene encoding uncharacterized protein LOC114405000 codes for MTDLSKVSSAAAFYISRMDVTLDKKLEQIGTTEALDLKGKGAVAQAVLAYQLYQKKISGPRWERLENRGAKKQRLMWASTNVKNPSYPDTFYVNSVIGRDTISTFSVQALQAFMDHRILSRTLDAKVSEAQDIYNAIEKLGIDWSSVGSEVEHEVLDSFTKSFDNVLECMQKKAMNIYSFQKHV; via the exons ATGACTGATCTCTCTAAGGTTTCAAGTGCAGCAGCATTCTACATCAGTAGAATGGATGTTACACTTGACAAGAAACTTGAGCAAATTGGTACTACTGAGGCTCTTGATCTCAAAGGAAAG GGTGCGGTTGCTCAAGCAGTCTTAGCATACCAACTTTACCAGAAAAAAATTTCTGGTCCAAGATGGGAACGCTTGGAGAATAGAGGTGCCAAGAAGCAGAGGTTGATGTGGGCTTCAACAAATGTGAAAAATCCATCTTACCCTGACACGTTTTATGTTAATTCTGTTATTGGACGAGATACA ATTTCAACCTTTTCAGTACAAGCTCTTCAAGCATTCATGGACCATCGTATTCTTTCAAGAACGCTTGATGCAAAAGTATCAGAGGCTCAAGACATTTACAATGCAATTGAGAAGTTGGGGATTGATTGGAGTTCTGTTGGATCAGAAGTGGAACATGAGGTGCTGGATTCTTTCACAAAAAGCTTTGACAATGTGCTTGAATGCATGCAAAAGAAGGCTATGAACATATATTCATTTCAAAAGCACGTTTAA